A window of the Eremothecium cymbalariae DBVPG#7215 chromosome 5, complete sequence genome harbors these coding sequences:
- the DNA2 gene encoding bifunctional ATP-dependent DNA helicase/ssDNA endodeoxyribonuclease DNA2 (similar to Ashbya gossypii AEL218W): MSMKGNKRIASISVSPQKCRSTCNSSPLHNNHAGRLNPPPKKQNKKSSYKFAPINKLTVSDVNVLSNVKDSTLRTISISQVRNSSNDKEDRKRFPISASKNEHNAKQSKVSVCTEQDSNNDEFGYSGDGPSEEVIWMFSPVKETVSKDVGDKQVPMSANGSPILIHEYSSDSEDDFSIHNDSSTPMVPNKFKTLLTFPNVQSNDSLLPPNSLKRDSMRSATRGLTPTPFSESKEKMRDIDDIINDIVGDFGLKPTQIPSSPIKSEVLTNKSKNKQRTLRTSFSQTLPAAKSQTRSPIRYSFDVVDIESSDNDDDSLIDILTQKFSKRKVSHSPTSSQIQRSSAELPISISSQPPIQKGDLSQSSQDSQSIPQVPKCDSIASDMNDDSLIDYLEENHMAQKPHICNVAKAVVKVKEDNKKENISTLSGSSESNITDLPKWMGLAKCGYRRKGLSRLVVISTKEFNLPSGPKQKVLTCINDKGAKSNVILRAPWVQLSFEPGDVIHIIEGKNCKNKRLLSDDKDPVTKLHNDNLMIVHPDLLVSATSMGSSIECLRKSVLNFQFMEPGVPSIQMTIGSIVHELLQELLEYKLKHPKIDDSFIESTLDEIISKHRLSILLCKETEEFVKETIRELHVDNMKQFVMEYVQVSNYQCRINVAGKVEHEKLSLSKIIDIEENILSPMYGMKGYIDATVETHIGEGTKLIAPLEIKTGKAKLISHEAQGTIYTMLLNDRYDVPIEFHLMYYSRTNEFMKQPRLLQSLKHLLVLRNRLAQHLKHNINEIQSCSEFEEMNIELPPLLQHSTCDSCYHKRNCMVLNKISEDGSAEQSSLPEGEYNELTSHLENGLSLYQQFYKKFNRLLCLEESSLNSMTKEMFLMDGKSRELSNGRCLHGLVLDSISQVGGLYYCKLVRDNAVEISMSMLNSQIAPGDMVYISDEVGHFCLSTGHVKEISKEYITITCRRRFDMDNVRGKDFNAYKKQVIESVLTQSGPSLIGVKNPMIRPLIYRIDKNDVHFGLSMARFNLLNLFLPAVDPTVHYLDDKGEEVRLKRWQGGDTKTRRLLVDGKPPRFSKKSSISYVLDDNKFNRDQAKAIDKVMRCKDYALILGMPGTGKTTVVAELIKILTKNGKSVLLASYTHSAVDNILLKLLDAEVRMIRLGHIHKLHPKVRHLVPDFDKTETHDQLAFSLNEPQVVATTCLGINDPMLNLRNKDFDYVILDEASQVSLPIALGPIRFGEKFILVGDHYQLPPLVKNEIAKEKGLEETLFKTLCQRHPASVTELTIQYRMNTDIMALSNELIYNGKLKCGNDSVANQTLAIQMDIAAISNPPWLRDVLDPQRKVVLLDYGDIPDMQEMADKDNIRNPGEARLVKLIIEGLISLGVSTLDIGVMTLYRSQLRLLRSELLPHSNNNHLEILTADQFQGRDKECIIISMVRSNDKQNAGLLLRELRRVNVAMSRAKSKLILICSKRTICNVKEIHGFLRLVERNGWVYPLRTSS, encoded by the coding sequence ATGTCAATGAAAGGGAATAAAAGGATCGCGTCCATTTCTGTTTCCCCTCAGAAGTGTAGATCTACTTGCAATTCATCACCATTGCATAACAATCACGCAGGAAGATTAAATCCCCCgccaaagaaacagaataaaaaatcaagTTATAAGTTTGCTCCAATCAATAAGCTAACTGTATCTGATGTAAATGTATTATCTAATGTGAAGGATTCTACATTACGAactatttcaatttctcaAGTTCGAAACTCCAGCAATGACAAGGAAGATAGAAAAAGGTTCCCTATAAGTgcatcaaaaaatgaacATAATGCAAAGCAGTCTAAAGTTTCTGTATGCACAGAACAAGATagtaataatgatgaatttgGGTACAGTGGTGATGGACCTTCAGAAGAGGTTATCTGGATGTTTTCACCTGTTAAAGAAACTGTATCAAAAGATGTTGGTGACAAGCAGGTTCCTATGTCAGCAAATGGTTCACCAATATTGATCCATGAGTATAGCAGTGATTCAGAGGATGATTTCAGTATTCATAACGATTCTTCAACCCCAATGGTGCCGAATAAATTTAAGACACTTTTAACTTTCCCAAATGTTCAGTCTAACGATAGCTTGCTACCACCAAACTCCTTAAAACGAGATTCGATGAGAAGTGCTACTAGAGGTTTAACTCCAACACCTTTTTCAGAGTCTAAGGAGAAAATGCGAGACATTGACGACATTATAAATGATATAGTTGGTGATTTCGGATTAAAGCCTACACAAATCCCTAGTTCACCCATTAAATCGGAGGTACTTACAAACAAAtctaaaaataaacaacGAACGCTTCGAACATCATTTTCTCAGACCTTACCAGCAGCGAAGTCTCAAACTAGGAGTCCTATTAGATATTCCTTTGATGTAGTTGATATTGAGAGCtctgataatgatgatgattctTTGATAGATATCCTAACTCAGAAATTTAGCAAACGAAAAGTCTCGCACAGCCCTACATCATCTCAAATACAAAGATCTTCTGCTGAGCTCCCAATTTCCATATCTTCTCAGCCTCCTATTCAAAAGGGGGATCTTTCCCAATCATCTCAAGATAGTCAATCCATACCACAAGTTCCAAAATGTGATTCCATAGCATCGGATATGAATGATGATTCGCTAATTGACTATTTAGAAGAAAACCACATGGCACAGAAACCACATATATGTAACGTTGCAAAGGCAGTTGTAAAGGTTAAAGAAGataataaaaaggaaaatatttcaacCTTGAGCGGTTCCTCAGAATCAAATATTACTGATTTACCTAAATGGATGGGACTTGCTAAATGTGGTTATCGACGGAAAGGCTTATCCAGGTTGGTGGTTATTTCCACTAAAGAGTTTAATCTACCAAGCGGtccaaaacaaaaagtgCTTACATGCATAAACGATAAAGGCGCTAAATCTAATGTCATTCTTCGTGCACCTTGGGTTCAATTGTCGTTTGAACCTGGTGATGTTATACACATAATTGAAGGtaaaaattgtaaaaatAAGAGACTTCTTTCTGATGATAAAGATCCCGTGACGAAACTTCATAATGATAATTTAATGATCGTTCATCCAGATTTACTAGTATCCGCTACATCAATGGGAAGTTCTATTGAATGCCTAAGAAAGTCCGTTCTAAATTTCCAGTTTATGGAACCTGGAGTACCTAGTATTCAGATGACTATAGGTTCTATTGTTCATGAATTACTACAGGAGCTACTAGAATATAAATTGAAGCACCCTAAAATTGATGATTCTTTTATAGAATCAACTTTAGATGaaataatttcaaaacaTAGGCTTTCCATTCTTTTATGTAAGGAAACGGAAGAATTTGTTAAGGAAACGATCCGAGAACTTCATGTTGACAATATGAAACAATTTGTTATGGAATATGTCCAAGTCTCAAACTATCAGTGTCGAATTAATGTCGCAGGTAAAGTTGAACATGAAAAACTCAGCCTTTCTAAAATTATCGATATTGAAGAGAATATTTTATCACCTATGTACGGTATGAAAGGTTACATTGATGCTACAGTAGAAACTCACATTGGTGAAGGCACCAAACTTATAGCGCCTTTAGAGATCAAAACCGGCAAAGCAAAACTAATTTCACATGAAGCACAGGgtactatatataccatGTTATTGAATGATCGATATGATGTGCCTATAGAATTCCATTTGATGTATTATTCAAGAACTAATGAATTTATGAAACAGCCAAGATTACTTCAATCGTTAAAACATTTACTTGTTTTGAGAAATCGGTTAGCACAACACTTAAAGCACAATATAAATGAGATTCAATCCTGTAGTGAATTTGAGGAAATGAACATAGAATTGCCACCACTATTGCAACACTCTACCTGTGATAGTTGTTATCATAAAAGGAACTGTATGGTTCTAAACAAAATTTCAGAGGATGGCAGTGCAGAACAGTCTAGTCTACCTGAGGGTGAGTATAACGAATTGACCAGtcatttggaaaatggACTAAGTCTATACCAACagttttacaaaaaattcaatcGACTACTATGTTTGGAGGAATCTAGTTTAAATAGTATGACTAAGGAAATGTTCTTAATGGATGGTAAAAGTAGAGAATTGTCAAATGGAAGATGTTTGCATGGTTTGGTGCTGGATTCAATTTCTCAGGTTGGCGGTTTGTATTATTGTAAGCTTGTTCGAGATAATGCGGTTGAGATATCGATGTCAATGTTAAATAGTCAGATTGCTCCGGGTGACATGGTTTACATTAGCGATGAAGTAGGCCATTTTTGTTTAAGCACAGGTCatgttaaagaaatttcGAAAGAATACATTACTATTACTTGTCGAAGAAGATTTGACATGGATAATGTTCGTGGGAAGGATTTTAATGCATACAAAAAACAGGTGATAGAAAGTGTTTTAACCCAAAGCGGACCATCTTTAATAGGAGTTAAGAATCCAATGATACGTCCGTTAATTTATAGGATTGACAAAAATGATGTCCACTTTGGGTTGTCCATGGCTAGGTttaatttgttgaatttatttCTACCAGCAGTTGATCCAACAGTTCATTACTTGGACGATAAGGGCGAAGAAGTAAGGCTTAAGAGATGGCAAGGAGGTGATACCAAAACAAGAAGACTCTTAGTTGATGGTAAACCGCCACGTTTCAGTAAAAAATCATCGATTTCATATGTTTTAGATGATAACAAATTCAACAGGGATCAGGCAAAAGCCATTGATAAAGTAATGAGGTGCAAAGATTACGCGTTGATCTTAGGCATGCCAGGAACTGGTAAAACAACGGTTGTTGCGGAACTTATTAAAATCTTGACCAAAAATGGGAAATCTGTATTATTAGCATCTTATACACATTCAGCGGTGGATAACATTCTACTGAAACTTTTAGATGCCGAAGTTAGGATGATCAGGTTGGGTCATATTCACAAACTACACCCTAAAGTCAGGCACCTAGTGCCCGATTTTGACAAAACTGAGACACACGATCAGCTTGCTTTCAGTTTGAACGAACCACAGGTAGTTGCAACGACCTGTCTTGGAATAAATGATCCAATGTTGAATTTACGTAATAAAGATTTTGACTATGTCATCCTTGATGAAGCAAGTCAAGTATCTCTACCAATTGCATTAGGTCCGATAAGATTTGGCGAAAAGTTCATTCTTGTAGGAGACCATTACCAATTGCCCCCATTAGTTAAGAATGAGATAGCTAAAGAGAAGGGTTTAGAAGAAACGTTGTTCAAGACGCTATGCCAACGACACCCAGCCAGTGTAACCGAGTTGACCATCCAATATCGCATGAATACGGATATAATGGCATTATCAAACGAATTGATATACAATGGTAAACTCAAATGTGGAAACGATAGCGTTGCGAACCAGACGCTGGCTATCCAAATGGATATCGCTGCCATTAGCAACCCTCCTTGGCTCAGGGACGTCCTCGACCCCCAAAGAAAAGTCGTACTCTTGGACTATGGAGATATACCCGACATGCAAGAAATGGCCGACAAAGACAACATAAGAAATCCGGGTG
- the DFG16 gene encoding Dfg16p (similar to Ashbya gossypii AEL219W): protein MGSIYPDYPRIETVIIQLAAGFNCSVRMLTAGNITVHSENTVSSYVGNKPSWFIKCGDTTSYARLMDLLGEHLVDAVRYTFEKDSFRDSSLMVACVLSSVCVGSWMLLLVLLLLPVNNHNSRKRLVFLYVLFFALWQTIFLRKVTTTVFEKQYNGNYQNSHELLCMISRSLLLKYCRIVCSIFANLTWLQIVYYMFHNYKQSSSRWIPHWLDNNNKRLKWIGFPLFILHTFVWAFNLFYNDPEYNPISQTYSRKRMGLYVPFVFLEALICILFLFSICYYLCHDFGHTLTYHRQNYDSDGKASFLVSMKHILEDYKQTIPALVYNFLIFLTLIVTFMINSIVFHSALYWLFTVVTFLRVMITVNVWGLIGILEKRERVVSKMTVLGRKITNHDRFFVDPHVKIEDNKRNSGTEEQQRNFGANSLTDNNASGSESNIFHMSLFKRFRDWVTRSKTSKTTNTKSNTENAEEEILELQSLNARSGCDSNETELLRNTIFGRQS, encoded by the coding sequence ATGGGTAGTATCTATCCCGATTACCCTAGGATAGAAACTGTGATTATCCAGCTAGCTGCAGGCTTTAACTGCAGTGTTCGTATGTTAACTGCGGGAAATATTACTGTGCACTCTGAAAATACGGTTTCATCCTACGTTGGCAATAAACCATCATGGTTTATAAAATGTGGGGATACCACTTCGTATGCTAGGTTGATGGATCTGTTAGGTGAACATTTGGTTGATGCGGTAAGATatacttttgaaaaggatAGCTTTAGAGATAGTTCATTGATGGTTGCTTGTGTATTGTCATCTGTATGTGTTGGGTCCTGGATGTTACTTCTGGTTCTATTATTGCTGCCTGTGAATAATCACAATTCTAGGAAGAGGCTGGTGTTTCTTTATGTGCTGTTCTTTGCTCTTTGGCAGACAATTTTTCTACGGAAGGTTACAACAACTGTTTTTGAGAAGCAGTACAACGGGAATTATCAGAATTCGCATGAGCTACTTTGCATGATATCCAGGTCGTTGTTGCTCAAATATTGTAGGATTGTATGCTCTATATTTGCAAATCTAACGTGGCTTCAGATAGTATACTACATGTTCCATAATTATAAACAGTCTAGTAGTCGATGGATACCTCATTGGCTTGACAACAATAACAAGCGACTTAAATGGATTGGTTTCCCCTTATTTATTCTTCATACCTTTGTGTGGGCGTTTAATCTATTCTACAACGATCCTGAATATAATCCAATAAGCCAGACCTATTCTCGGAAACGTATGGGGCTTTATGTCCCATTTGTTTTTCTGGAAGCTCTTATATGCATTCTATTCTTATTTTCCATCTGCTACTACTTATGTCATGATTTTGGTCATACGCTCACATACCATCGGCAAAATTATGATTCAGACGGGAAGGCATCATTTCTGGTTAGTATGAAGCATATATTAGAGGATTACAAGCAAACGATACCCGCACTTGTGTACAACTTCCTAATATTTCTAACATTAATTGTTACCTTCATGATCAATTCAATTGTGTTTCATAGTGCCCTTTACTGGTTGTTCACAGTTGTAACATTCCTGAGAGTAATGATAACAGTAAATGTTTGGGGACTGATAGGCATTCTTGAAAAACGGGAACGGGTTGTGAGCAAAATGACTGTTCTTGGCAGGAAGATTACCAACCATGACAGGTTCTTTGTTGATCCACATGTGAAAATAGAAGATAATAAGCGAAACTCTGGCACTGAAGAACAGCAACGAAATTTTGGAGCAAACAGTTTAACTGATAATAATGCTTCTGGCTCTGAATCAAACATATTCCACATGTCTTTATTCAAAAGGTTTCGAGACTGGGTAACGAGGTCGAAAACTTCGAAGACTACAAACACCAAGAGTAACACTGAAAAcgcagaagaagaaatattagAACTTCAGAGTTTAAACGCTAGATCTGGATGTGATAGTAACGAAACAGAATTATTAAGGAACACAATATTTGGTCGACAATCGTAG
- a CDS encoding uncharacterized protein (similar to Saccharomyces cerevisiae YGR110W) has product MGSTEQISMNSGEDINKLLQSYGYKESFKTWKSSARLHEAEDNVLRMLSFYPDGDSERTCEVLHVDIGGGDYMHEFCIENKLPMTRDTCKDIVLVHGYGTALGVFIRNFDELSQIPGVRLHAIDMLGYGLSSRPRFPRSGFWDYYVKGKVVTKEQVEEALAFFVDSLEAWREKRNVDSFVLVGHSLGGYLSSFYALRHPERIDKLVLVSPVGVETSIYDLTAEHTPEHQHAGQLGPEVASEFKEDATEHTTDLSIDSNSPQSSSLHIPNEKGFVEHVPNIPWLVKMLWNTNVSPFSLLRLLGPLGPKICANWSFRRFGACKDTNELMNFHQYAYNNFKAKGSGEYAMMKILAPGALARVPLLSQLPGALKCDSLWMYGSNDWMSKEAGCIIVEELQEKSDYRAEYKIVNNAGHHLYLDNPEEFNRELKLFLNV; this is encoded by the coding sequence ATGGGTAGTACTGAGCAAATCAGCATGAATAGCGGAGAAGACATTAACAAATTGCTTCAATCTTATGGCTATAAGGAATCTTTCAAGACATGGAAAAGTTCTGCCCGTTTGCATGAAGCTGAAGATAATGTTTTACGCATGCTTTCCTTTTATCCAGATGGTGACTCTGAGAGAACATGTGAAGTGCTACATGTAGATATAGGAGGTGGTGATTATATGCATGAGTTTTGTATTGAAAATAAGCTACCTATGACTAGGGATACTTGTAAGGATATTGTGCTCGTTCACGGTTATGGTACGGCATTAGGTGTGTTTATCAGGAATTTTGATGAGTTAAGTCAGATCCCAGGGGTTAGGTTGCATGCGATTGATATGCTAGGTTATGGTTTGTCTTCAAGACCGAGATTCCCAAGGTCGGGTTTTTGGGACTATTACGTAAAGGGGAAGGTCGTTACTAAGGAACAAGTGGAAGAGGCCCTTGCGTTCTTCGTTGATTCGCTCGAGGCTTGGCGTGAGAAACGGAACGTAGACAGCTTTGTTTTGGTAGGACACTCGTTAGGGGGCTATTTAAGTAGCTTCTACGCTCTTCGGCATCCAGAAAGGATAGACAAGTTGGTTCTAGTTAGCCCCGTCGGCGTCGAAACTTCGATTTATGACTTAACGGCAGAACATACACCTGAACATCAGCATGCTGGCCAACTAGGACCGGAAGTAGCGTCTGAATTCAAGGAAGATGCTACTGAACATACTACTGATCTATCAATAGACTCTAACAGCCCACAATCGAGTTCGTTACACATTCCTAACGAAAAAGGGTTTGTGGAGcatgttccaaatatacCTTGGCTTGTTAAAATGCTTTGGAACACGAATGTATCTCCATTCTCACTGCTAAGACTTTTGGGACCCCTTGGTCCTAAAATTTGTGCAAATTGGTCCTTCCGTCGGTTCGGTGCTTGTAAAGACACTAATGAATTGATGAACTTTCACCAGTATGCCTACAATAACTTCAAAGCAAAAGGTAGTGGAGAATATGCcatgatgaaaattttagCTCCCGGTGCCTTAGCCAGAGTTCCTTTGCTAAGTCAGCTTCCTGGAGCATTGAAGTGCGACTCTCTATGGATGTATGGCAGCAACGATTGGATGAGTAAAGAGGCAGGGTGTATCATTGTCGAAGAGCTGCAGGAAAAGTCTGACTACAGAGCCGAATACAAGATCGTGAATAATGCTGGCCATCACTTGTATCTAGATAACCCTGAAGAGTTTAACCGAGAGttaaagttgtttttgaatgtgtaa
- the EXG2 gene encoding glucan exo-1,3-beta-glucosidase (similar to Ashbya gossypii AEL220C): MKGRSFLAIVLAMAITVLAKMTEARTLNSSIGTHQSKINSTSHLQFDKIKGVSVGGWLVTEPFISPSLFWSAIHWSQGSARSNVSIVDEYTLCQVLGQERARVLLLQHYKTWITRNDIQEIKRHGFNLVRIPIGYWAWKKQGTVDQYVNNITFYDPYVGGLQLDYFENALRWCKEAGLKAWIDLHTAPGSQNGFDNSGQRLLNEDLGWLAKNTTKELTHAILRNIFDEYVDGKWKDVIVGVEIINEPMGHILGIENVIEFYNETINDYLDTGKKTPLVIQEAFQDVGFWNDYWNDTKLTIYVDHHHYEVFSYDQLLNDQFTRLTNIMEYGEALEKEQSAHGSIVGEWSGAITDCATWLNGLGIGARYDGTYYKTVNSSREHRYILGACQSHKDISLWDREYKMQVRQFIEAQLTSFSANSKGWIFWNWKTESAPEWDYLKLVTHGVFPHPFDNLTYFNSDGSMGTVLTSSLESSRNNRIKYNAHASSSAALGPTGIAFNAIKLLMQTASKFVTVLLFVVTALVAF, from the coding sequence ATGAAGGGCAGAAGTTTTCTAGCCATTGTTTTAGCCATGGCTATTACAGTTCTCGCCAAAATGACAGAAGCGAGAACTTTAAATTCGAGCATCGGTACACATCAATCAAAGATAAATAGCACAAGCCATTTGCAGTTTGACAAAATTAAGGGTGTATCCGTTGGTGGATGGTTAGTGACAGAGCCGTTTATATCGCCTTCGCTTTTTTGGTCGGCTATTCATTGGTCTCAAGGCAGTGCGAGATCAAATGTCAGTattgttgatgaatataCCTTGTGCCAGGTCTTGGGCCAGGAAAGAGCAAGAGTGTTATTGCTGCAACATTATAAAACCTGGATAACAAGGAATGATATCCAGGAAATAAAGAGACACGGGTTCAATCTTGTTCGGATTCCTATTGGGTATTGGGCGTGGAAGAAGCAAGGCACCGTTGATCAATATGTTAACAACATTACATTTTATGACCCTTATGTTGGTGGCCTACAGTTAGACTACTTCGAAAACGCACTAAGGTGGTGTAAAGAAGCTGGACTAAAGGCCTGGATAGATTTACACACGGCACCCGGATCGCAAAACGGTTTCGATAACTCTGGACAGCGTCTCCTAAACGAGGACTTGGGTTGGTTGGCAAAGAACACCACAAAAGAGCTAACGCACGCAATACTAAGAAATATCTTCGATGAGTACGTAGACGGCAAATGGAAGGATGTCATAGTTGGTGTAGAAATTATCAACGAGCCCATGGGCCATATTCTTGGCATTGAAAACGTCATAGAATTTTATAATGAAACCATCAATGACTACCTAGACACAGGAAAGAAAACACCATTGGTCATACAAGAAGCCTTCCAAGATGTCGGTTTTTGGAACGATTACTGGAATGACACTAAACTGACAATATATGTTGACCATCACCACTACGAGGTATTCTCCTACGACCAGCTTTTGAACGATCAATTCACCAGGTTGACGAACATCATGGAGTATGGAGAGGCCCTAGAGAAGGAACAGAGCGCCCACGGTTCTATCGTGGGCGAATGGTCCGGAGCAATTACAGACTGCGCGACCTGGTTAAACGGGCTTGGCATCGGTGCAAGGTACGACGGAACCTACTACAAGACTGTCAATTCCAGTCGCGAGCATAGATACATCTTGGGCGCTTGCCAATCCCATAAAGACATATCGTTATGGGATAGGGAGTACAAAATGCAGGTCCGCCAATTCATCGAGGCCCAACTAACATCCTTCTCAGCGAATAGCAAAGGCTGGATATTCTGGAACTGGAAAACTGAAAGCGCGCCGGAATGGGACTACTTGAAACTTGTCACCCATGGCGTATTTCCTCACCCCTTCGACAACTTGACTTATTTCAACTCCGATGGCAGCATGGGCACCGTCCTAACCAGCTCTCTTGAAAGTTCCAGAAACAACAGAATAAAATACAACGCCCATGCAAGCAGCTCCGCAGCTCTGGGACCGACCGGTATAGC